From Salvia splendens isolate huo1 chromosome 3, SspV2, whole genome shotgun sequence, a single genomic window includes:
- the LOC121795541 gene encoding diacylglycerol kinase theta-like: MGKIEAEPHITHFSHPHPLNLKSINISDPNTTKCSACQKPATGLVYRCDSCSYTLHNICSEMPEKLNHKADKKHSLTLLPAPAYSTGSFHCNACGVAGTSFCYHCGECELDLHPACAFTRSSVKGGAHHHPLQLCFEPPYPDKAFVCDVCGGSGSNHWLYRCEECGFDAHLKCGRADKVRQPKKDHERPQQYSSSRSVSSQQGVAAVASPAAMYDQQYHQLQRYNTAPPVVYYVQQPTRRNETVRNVVNSVIEGLIEGAANQLGQALIQGAMGN; encoded by the coding sequence ATGGGCAAGATTGAGGCTGAACCTCATATCACTCACTTCAGCCACCCTCATCCATTAAACCTCAAATCCATCAACATCTCCGATCCAAACACAACCAAATGCTCGGCCTGCCAGAAACCGGCCACGGGCCTCGTCTACAGATGCGACTCCTGCAGCTACACCCTTCACAATATCTGCTCCGAGATGCCCGAGAAACTCAACCACAAGGCTGACAAGAAGCACAGCCTGACCCTGCTCCCGGCCCCCGCCTACTCAACGGGATCCTTCCACTGCAACGCGTGTGGCGTGGCTGGCACGAGCTTCTGCTATCACTGCGGAGAGTGCGAGCTCGACTTACATCCAGCGTGCGCTTTCACGCGCTCCTCGGTCAAGGGAGGGGCCCATCACCACCCGCTCCAGCTCTGCTTCGAGCCTCCCTATCCAGACAAGGCCTTCGTCTGCGACGTCTGCGGCGGATCCGGGTCGAACCACTGGCTCTACCGGTGCGAGGAGTGTGGGTTCGACGCGCACCTCAAGTGTGGGAGAGCGGATAAGGTGCGACAGCCTAAGAAGGATCATGAAAGGCCACAGCAGTATTCTAGTTCGAGAAGTGTGAGCAGCCAACAAGGCGTTGCTGCTGTTGCAAGTCCAGCAGCGATGTATGATCAGCAGTACCATCAGCTGCAGAGATATAATACAGCGCCGCCGGTGGTATATTACGTGCAGCAGCCGACGAGGAGGAACGAGACCGTGCGCAACGTTGTAAATAGTGTGATTGAAGGTTTAATTGAAGGAGCGGCTAATCAATTAGGGCAGGCTTTGATACAAGGTGCAATGGGTAATTGA
- the LOC121795540 gene encoding uncharacterized protein LOC121795540 produces MDIIEAQPEFNHFSHQHSLKLVSSQNSNTEKISCAACLKEAEGWSYICQTCNYCLHKACSKLPQKLYHGSDRKHALILLASPAYEDGKFMCNACGTSGAAFCYHCDKCQLDLHPVCAFMYPSLLSKAHDHALHLCYEPPYENKVFSCDICERPGSDHWLYRCGECEFDVHLKCAKDTQDHASM; encoded by the coding sequence ATGGACATAATTGAAGCACAGCCAGAATTTAACCATTTCAGCCACCAACACTCTCTCAAACTGGTTTCTTCTCAGAATTCAAACACAGAAAAAATCTCATGTGCTGCGTGTTTGAAGGAAGCCGAGGGATGGAGTTACATCTGCCAAACCTGCAACTACTGTCTCCACAAAGCTTGCTCGAAACTGCCACAGAAACTATATCATGGTTCTGACAGAAAGCATGCGCTGATTCTGCTTGCGTCGCCTGCCTATGAAGATGGAAAGTTCATGTGCAACGCGTGTGGCACCTCTGGTGCTGCCTTCTGCTATCACTGTGATAAATGTCAGCTTGACCTACACCCCGTCTGCGCCTTTATGTATCCATCCTTGCTGTCTAAGGCTCATGACCACGCCCTCCATCTCTGCTATGAACCTCCTTACGAGAACAAAGTTTTCAGCTGCGATATTTGTGAAAGGCCGGGTTCAGATCATTGGCTCTACCGCTGTGGAGAGTGTGAATTTGATGTTCATTTGAAATGTGCAAAAGACACTCAAGACCATGCTTCTATGTAA